Below is a window of Gemmatimonadota bacterium DNA.
CGCGCCGCAAGGATCGTCCGCGACACCCGGGACCCCCGAAATGACGGGATCGCAAGGAACTTCCGCGCCGCCCGGCCACGACTGCGTGTCGTGCGCGCTCCAGGAGAACCTGGTGCAGATGGGCGTTTCGCTGGACCGGTGGGACTATGTCATCGCCCTGGCGGGTAATCCGAATGTGGGTAAGAGCACGGTCTTCAACGCGCTGACCGGATTGAAGCAGCATACGGGGAACTGGCCCGGGAAGACGGTGAACCGGGCCGAGGGCGGCTTCGAGTTCAACGGCAGAAGGTACAAGATGATCGACCTGCCCGGCACGTATTCCCTGCTGTCGGCGTCCATCGACGAGGAGATCGCCCGGGACTTCATCCTCTTCGGCCGCCCCGACTGTACTTTGATCGTCGTCGACGCCACCATGCTCGAGCGCAATCTCAACCTCGTGCTGCAGGTGCTGGAGATCACGGAAAGAGCGGTAGTCTGCCTGAACCTGATGGACGAGGCCGAGCGCAAGGGAATCTCGGTGGATCACCGCTCGCTCTCCCGGGAACTGGGCGTGCCGGTCGTGCCCGTGTCTGCCCGGAAGAAGGAGGGACTGGGCCTTTTGATGCGCACGGTCGCCGACGTGATCGAGGGTACGATCAAGAACGCGCCGCGGCGCATAACGGGCAACGACGAACTCGACCGGACGGTGGATACGATCACGGGCATGCTTCAGGCATCCTACCCGGACCTGCCGAACCCCCGCTGGATCGCCTTCAGGCTGCTCGACGGCGACTACCGGGTGCGCAAGGCGCTGGAAACCGGAGAATTCAGCCGGATGGGCGTCCAGGCCGACGTAATCGACGGAGGAAGTAATCGACGGAGCATGAACTCATGAGCGAGACTTCGACAAAACACACGGCCGGCGAGGACATTCTCGGCCGGGTCGAGGAGATGCAACGGGGCCTGGACGGATCTTACCGGGATGAAATCGTCGAGGCCATCTACCAGGATGCCGAGGCCATCACCCGGAAGGTGGTCCGCACCGACGAAACGGCCTCCTATCCCTGGGACCAGAAGCTGGACCGCATCGTGACCTCGAGGATCTGGGGCCTGCCGTTCATGGCCCTGCTCCTGGGCGTCGTCTTCTGGATCACGATATCGGGGGCCAACGTGCCCTCCTCCATGCTGGCGGAAGGACTGTTCTGGCTGGGTGCGCGCGGCGTCGAGTTCTTCGAGTGGCTGGGCATGCCCTGGTGGGTCACCGGGTTCATCTGGCACGGCGTCTACCGGGGACTGGCCTGGGTGATCGCCGTCATGCTTCCGCCCATGGCGATCTTCTTTCCTATTTTTACCATACTGGAAGACCTGGGGTACCTTCCCCGCGTGGCCTTCAACGTCGACGCCCTGTTCAAGAAGGCGGGCGCCCACGGCAAGCAGGCGCTCACCATGAGCATGGGACTGGGCTGCAACGCGGCCGGGGTCGTGGCCTGCCGGGTCATCGATTCCCCCAGGGAGCGGCTGATCGCCATCCTCACCAACAACTTCATGCCCTGCAACGGGCGGTGGCCCACGCTGATCATACTGGCCACCCTCTTCGTGGCGGCGGCCTTCCCGCCGGCCTTCGCGGCCATGGCCGCGGCCGGCTCCCTGGTCCTCATCGTCCTGATCGGCGCCGCGACGACCCTGCTGGTGTCAGCCATACTGTCCCGGTCGTTCCTCCGGGGCGAAGCCAGCAGCTTCACGCTGGAGCTTCCGCCCTACCGGCGTCCCAGCATTCTGCGCGTGCTCTACACCTCGCTGATCGACCGGACGATCTTCGTACTGTGGCGTGCGGTGGTCATGGCCGTGCCGGCGGGCGGCGTGATCTGGCTGCTGAGCAACATCCACACCGGGGGTCAGAGCCTGACGGTCTGGGTCTCCCAGTGGCTGGAACCCGTGGGGCGGGCCATCGGTCTCGACGGCGTGATCCTGCTGGCCTACATCATCGCCATCCCCGCCAACGAAATCGTGGTCCCGACCATCATCATGGCCTATACCGGCGCGGGCATGATGATCGAACTGGACACGATGGCGGAGCTGCAGCATCTCCTGGTGAACCAGCAGGGGTGGACGCTCCTCACCGCCGTCTGCCTGATGCTCTTCTCCCTGCTGCACAACCCCTGTTCGACTACCATGTGGACGGTCTACCGGGAGACTCGGAGCGTGAAGTGGACCGTGGTGAGCGGTCTCATGCCCCTGGCCATCGCATTCCTCCTGCTCTTCATCGTCGCCCAGACCGCCTACTTCGTCATGGGGCTGGCGGGATGGTAAGCAGGTAGCCTTTCTCCTTCAACACCGCTACGATGCGTGAAACCGAATGGTCCACCGGGTCGGTCTCCGACGCGACCTTCACCGCCGGGTCAATGGGCCTTTCGTAGGGGTAGTCCACGCCGGCGAGGTTGCGCAGGAGACCCCGGTCCGATTTGGCGTAACAGCCCGTGGTATCGTGCTTCCGGCACCAGTCGAGCGATGCGTCGACGAAGACTTCCACGTACCTGTCGATCCCGATCCGCTCGGCCACCTGGCGGCGGCCATCCTCGCTCGGCGAAATGAAGGAGGCGACGACGATGAGGCCCGCGTCGTTGAGCACGCGGGCGCATTCGGCCACGCGCCGCAGGTTCTCGGCCTGGTCCGCCGCCGAGAAGCCCAGGTCCCGGCTGAGTCCGTTGCGGACGACCGAACTGTCCAGCACCACCACCGAGTACCCCTCCTCGTAAAGCGCCGCCTCGAGTCCGAAGGTGACGGCCGACTTGCCCGATCCCACCAATCCCGTGATCCAGATCGTGCAGGGCTTCTGTCCATACCGCACGATCCGCCGGTCCGGGTCCACCAGGCTGGTCCGCTTCGACGTGGTGGCCCGGGGTTCGGAACCGGCGTCCACGTCCATGGGCACGCGGTCTTCCGGCAGCCGGTCGATGATCATGCCCGCGGCCACGGTATTGTTCGTCAGGTAGTCCACCAGGATGAAACTCCCGGTCAGCCGGTTGTTCAGGTACGCGTCGTGGAAGAGAGGCCGGTTCGAGGTCAGGGCCACGCGGCCGATATCGTTCAGCGCAAGGCGGGAGACGTCGACTTTGTGCAGGGTATCGACGTCGATCCGGTAGTCGACGTGATCGATGCTCACGCGGGCGGTCTGCGTGGTCTGCTTGATCAGGTAGTGACGCGACGGATCCATGGGCGCCTCGCTCATCCAGACCATCATGGCTTCGAACCGCCGGTCCACGTGGGGCAGGTTCTTGGGATGGACGATCATGTCGCCCCGGCTTATGTCCACCTCGTCCTCCAGCTGCAGCGAAACGGACATGGGCGGATAGGCCTCTTCGAGGTCGCCATCGAAACTGGATACGGACTGCACCCGCGTCCGGTTCTGCCCGGGCAGAATCAGCACTTCATCCCCGGGCCGGACCACGCCGGACAGCACCGAACCCGCGTAGTACCGCGCATTCTGGTGGGGGCGGATGACGTACTGCACGGGAAAGCGCAGGTCCACCAGGTTGCGGTCGGTCAGGAACTGCACGTCCTCCAGGATATCCAGCACGGACTGCCCGTGGTACCACGGCATGCGGCCGCTCTTCTCCACCACGTTGTCGCCGTGGAGGGCACTCACCGGAACGATCCGGATATCGCTCACGTTTAACTTGGCGGCGTAGTCCAGGAAGGCGCGGCGGATGTCGTCGAAGACCGCTTCGCTGTAATCCACCATGTCCATCTTGTTTACGGCGACGACGAGGTGCTGGATACCGAGCAGGGACGTGATGAAAGCGTGACGGCGGGTCTGCGTCAGCACGCCGTGGCGCGCGTCGACGAGCACGATCGCCAGGTTGGCGCCGGACGCGCCGGTCGCCATGTTCCGGGTGTATTGTTCGTGGCCCGGGGTGTCGGCGATGATGAACTTCCGCTTCGGCGTCGAGAAATAGCGGTAGGCCACGTCGATGGTGATGCCCTGCTCCCGCTCGGCTTTGAGGCCGTCCAGCAGCAGGGCCAGGTCGGGCGCTTCGTCTTTGCGGGCCAGTTGCTTGAGCGAAGCGAGGTGGTCCTCGTAGATGTTCTTCGAGTCGGCCAGGAGCCGGCCGATCAGCGTGGACTTGCCGTCATCCACGCTGCCCGCCGTACTGAAGCGCAGCAGTTCCTTCTCTTCATTCTGTCTTAAAAACGTCCGGATGTCGGTCATTTCAGTTTGCACTGCCGGTCGCATGGGCGGACCACCGCTTCGGTGGCCGGACCACCGTTTCGGTGGCCGGACCGGCTGTCAGAAATAGCCCTCCCGCTTCTTCAGTTCCATTGACCCTTCCTGGTCGTGATCGATGATGCGGGTGGAACGTTCCGAGATGCGCTCCACCATCATTTCCTCGATGATCTCTTCGACAGAAGAAGCGGCGGATCTTACGGCGCCGGTGCAGGGCGAGCAGCCCAACGTGCGGAACCGGCAGACCATGGAGCGGGGGGTCTCACCAGGCAGCAGGCGGGCCTGGCCTTCAAGGGGGATCAGCTGCTCTCCCCGGACCACGACCTCGCGCTCCCGGGCGAAATAGAGGGGTACGACCGGGATGTCCTCCCGGTGGATGTACATCCAGACATCCAGTTCGGTCCAGTTGGAGAGGGGGAAGACCCGGATGGACTCCTCCTGGCCGATGCGGCAGTTGTAAAGGTTCCACAGTTCGGGCCGCTGGTTTTTCGGATCCCACTGGCCGAACCGGTCCCGGAAAGAGAAGAACCGTTCCTTAGCCCGTGATTTCTCCTCCTCGCGCCGGGCGCCGCCCAGCGCGGCGTCGAAGCGCCCTGCCTTCAGCCCGTCGAGCAGGGCCTGCGTCTTCAACAGGCCACAGCACCTTTGCGTGCCCAGGTCGTAGGGATTGGTACCCGCGGCGATTGCTTCCTCGTTGCGGTGGACGATCAGGTCCGCCTCGTATTCCTCGGCCATGCGCCTTCGGAAGTCATACATCTCCTCGAACTTGTACCCGGTGTCGACGTGCATGAGCGGGAAGGGCAGTTTCTGTGGATAGAAGGCCTTGCGCGCGAGGTGCAGCATGACCGAGGAATCCTTGCCGACGGAATACAACATGACGGGTCGCTCGAATTCCGCGGCGACCTCGCGCATGACGTGGATGCTCTCGGCTTCGAGCTGCATCAGGTGTGAGATGGAATATCGGGGCATGGACGATGCTACAGCAAGGGGGTGATGTGGTCTATGACCATCTTCTCGGA
It encodes the following:
- a CDS encoding 50S ribosome-binding GTPase, coding for MTGSQGTSAPPGHDCVSCALQENLVQMGVSLDRWDYVIALAGNPNVGKSTVFNALTGLKQHTGNWPGKTVNRAEGGFEFNGRRYKMIDLPGTYSLLSASIDEEIARDFILFGRPDCTLIVVDATMLERNLNLVLQVLEITERAVVCLNLMDEAERKGISVDHRSLSRELGVPVVPVSARKKEGLGLLMRTVADVIEGTIKNAPRRITGNDELDRTVDTITGMLQASYPDLPNPRWIAFRLLDGDYRVRKALETGEFSRMGVQADVIDGGSNRRSMNS
- a CDS encoding ferrous iron transporter B, encoding MSETSTKHTAGEDILGRVEEMQRGLDGSYRDEIVEAIYQDAEAITRKVVRTDETASYPWDQKLDRIVTSRIWGLPFMALLLGVVFWITISGANVPSSMLAEGLFWLGARGVEFFEWLGMPWWVTGFIWHGVYRGLAWVIAVMLPPMAIFFPIFTILEDLGYLPRVAFNVDALFKKAGAHGKQALTMSMGLGCNAAGVVACRVIDSPRERLIAILTNNFMPCNGRWPTLIILATLFVAAAFPPAFAAMAAAGSLVLIVLIGAATTLLVSAILSRSFLRGEASSFTLELPPYRRPSILRVLYTSLIDRTIFVLWRAVVMAVPAGGVIWLLSNIHTGGQSLTVWVSQWLEPVGRAIGLDGVILLAYIIAIPANEIVVPTIIMAYTGAGMMIELDTMAELQHLLVNQQGWTLLTAVCLMLFSLLHNPCSTTMWTVYRETRSVKWTVVSGLMPLAIAFLLLFIVAQTAYFVMGLAGW
- the cysN gene encoding sulfate adenylyltransferase subunit CysN; the protein is MTDIRTFLRQNEEKELLRFSTAGSVDDGKSTLIGRLLADSKNIYEDHLASLKQLARKDEAPDLALLLDGLKAEREQGITIDVAYRYFSTPKRKFIIADTPGHEQYTRNMATGASGANLAIVLVDARHGVLTQTRRHAFITSLLGIQHLVVAVNKMDMVDYSEAVFDDIRRAFLDYAAKLNVSDIRIVPVSALHGDNVVEKSGRMPWYHGQSVLDILEDVQFLTDRNLVDLRFPVQYVIRPHQNARYYAGSVLSGVVRPGDEVLILPGQNRTRVQSVSSFDGDLEEAYPPMSVSLQLEDEVDISRGDMIVHPKNLPHVDRRFEAMMVWMSEAPMDPSRHYLIKQTTQTARVSIDHVDYRIDVDTLHKVDVSRLALNDIGRVALTSNRPLFHDAYLNNRLTGSFILVDYLTNNTVAAGMIIDRLPEDRVPMDVDAGSEPRATTSKRTSLVDPDRRIVRYGQKPCTIWITGLVGSGKSAVTFGLEAALYEEGYSVVVLDSSVVRNGLSRDLGFSAADQAENLRRVAECARVLNDAGLIVVASFISPSEDGRRQVAERIGIDRYVEVFVDASLDWCRKHDTTGCYAKSDRGLLRNLAGVDYPYERPIDPAVKVASETDPVDHSVSRIVAVLKEKGYLLTIPPAP
- the cysD gene encoding sulfate adenylyltransferase subunit CysD: MPRYSISHLMQLEAESIHVMREVAAEFERPVMLYSVGKDSSVMLHLARKAFYPQKLPFPLMHVDTGYKFEEMYDFRRRMAEEYEADLIVHRNEEAIAAGTNPYDLGTQRCCGLLKTQALLDGLKAGRFDAALGGARREEEKSRAKERFFSFRDRFGQWDPKNQRPELWNLYNCRIGQEESIRVFPLSNWTELDVWMYIHREDIPVVPLYFAREREVVVRGEQLIPLEGQARLLPGETPRSMVCRFRTLGCSPCTGAVRSAASSVEEIIEEMMVERISERSTRIIDHDQEGSMELKKREGYF